The genomic stretch AGGGCGGTCCCCGGGAGCCTGCTGGCTGGAGGCGTCAGGCCTTACATGCAGGGACCTGCAGGGGCCTCGGTCCCCACTGCCCCGCCCACCGAGGGACAGCAAGTACCAATAatcatattttggggggagactGGATGCAAagctgattttgtttttaattctcacGAGTATTTTCTACAGCGTAAGCGCCGcggttctgtgccaggcacagcgTGATGTGGGTAATCGTAAAGCCCCATAACGCCCTGGGCCCTGGTAACGCGTACACCAGGGAAGAGCAATGTGGCGGGTTCTGGGGCCGAACGGACCTTTTCCTCCAAAGGCCGCTTCTCTCCTTCTCGAAATGCCGCTGAAATGACAAGTGAAATGTTCCATGCGTGGGTCACAGACGGGTGCACGGGGGCAGGGACGGAGGATGGGGCCAGGCAGGTAGCGGTCCTGGAAGACAGCGAAGGGCATCTTCCATCGCTGCCTGGAACCACGGAGGCACTCAGCACCCCAGGGTGGCAGGGAGGAGGGCTTAGGTCCCTGTGGGTCCTTGCCACGTGCAGAAGGGCATTACGCGCCGCCTCCTCCCACAAACCCGCAAAAAACACCAAGTCATCAAGCCCTGGGACCCCAGACCTCCTTTGGTCTTTAATGGAACCAGATCACAGAAATGATGGAAAGCCTCATTCTCATGACACCAGACCAGAGAAACCCTGGAACCAAACAGAACTGAGAAACCAATTATAACCCAAACTCCCCGACTAAATGGAGCACCCTAAAACGCCAGCAAATGAAGGGCGGCCGCATATCAAACAGTCATTGTCCCTAACGCAGGGTGCTCCAGCGACacgacgggggtggggggtgtctggACCTGACGTTCTGGTTCAGTAGTTTGGGACGAGGCCATgaaccttgtgtgtgtgtgcgcgtgcgtgcccTTGTGTCTGCGTGCGTGTGGGGCCACATTCTCCACACTAGGGAAGTGTGAGCACTTCGTACACATAAAAGCAAAGTTCCTACATGGACAGTGGTTCATGGCCCCCTGCACCCTAAGCCGCAAGAAGAGACACCCCCGCCGACCAGCCGTCCCTCCCAGCCTGGCCCCGCAGAACGGCGCCCACAAAGGGAGGGGACCCGAGGAAGGGGCCGACCTGCTGTCACCCAGGTAACGCTAACTCCAGTTAGTGGAGTTAcgtaaaatgtaaaaatacaaaatatgaacTGAAGCCAATCATACCTCAACATGCACGAGCGTATCCCCGGGTGGCCCTCCGGAACCGCGCCCCCGCACCCACAGAGACCTGGACATTCGCCATCAAAGACACAGGAATGCCAGGTGTGCACGTGGACAGCAGGCTCCACAGAGCCGAGCGGGTCAGAGGAGCAAGGAGCCGCCCCACCGCGTCCACGCGCAGCCGTCCAGGACCTTGAAGAGGTGCAGACTCACCAACGAGACCCACACCCGGGCTCCCTGTGCACCTGTCGCCACCGTCAGTCAAAGCGGGTGAGAACTAACCCTGACGTTCGAGTCAGGCTGGAGAACTGCCAGGAAGGGACAGGTGCTCCGTGTCCCGGACGGGGAAGAAGGGCTCGCCGTTGAGGAACCTGCTGTTTCAGTCTATTGCACGAGTGGGTCAGAGGAGAAGGGCCACTTACTGTGCGCGTGCAGGTGCTGAAAGGagaactcctagaaggaaacactctcgactgattaattttttaaatgttattcttattgtttttaatggaagtgctgtcTTGAGCCCAGGAACTCGTGCAGGCTAAGCTTGACTTGCACTTGACCTCTGAGCTAGTCCTACCCTCTGAAacattcttaatttaaaaaatagtgaaaCGAGTGTTGAAGGAATTTCAGAAATCAACACGACAGAATATTTAGTGACGACGTAAATACTGCAAAGAACCCCACTGAGTCCAGGAGCGCGAGCGGTGGCCAGCGTCGCTCCCTTTCCGCGCGACTCGAAACACTTGGAGAGAAGGAGGCGAGGTTTTCCTCACTGATAAACGTGTTGCGTGAAGACCTGGTCTCACACCCGAGGTGGGCCACGGGAACGGCAGAACAAACGAGCCCCTTggagacaattctcctcccttctcttgAGTGTTTTCTGCAAATAGCTAAAAAGCAACAACCTTCCTGCAACCACAACAGCCCAGCAAAAAACAGAAATTGAAACCACCACACTCTGCTTCCGGGAAAAGACAAAACCGACATAAAAGATGGGACGGCCCAGACATACTGCTGCTGGAAGTGTCTGTCGTGCCGGGCGTCTGCGGCTGCAGTCAGCAGACCTGCTCACGGGAGCTCACGGACGCAGTTCTGGGCACAGGTAACCACGGGCACCGGTCAGCGGGCCCTGTTTCCCGCGCCGAGACTCTCCAGGTGAGGCACCGAGGCCCGAGCAGCTCCCCTCGTCCTGCCGGGGCTTGTTAGCAATGCCAGCTCTTGGGTCCcagcccagacccactgaatcagactCTGCAGGTGGGACCTCGCTGTCTAAACACCAGGAGTGATGCTGACCTCAAGGAGGAGGTCTGGGTACCCCGAGTTCTGCGGGGGGCTCAGAGCAGCCAGGGCCACCGCGGACGGTTGGTTTGCACCTGCCTCCTCCGGCCTGGGGTTTCCCTTCGGGACACAGCTCTCGCTGCCTTTGCAGAGCTTCCTGCAATTGGTGCGGGCAGTGTCGGCCTCGATGAGGTTTTCCAAACAATCCGTGACCTGTTGATGGGCAATCGTGTGGCTTTGCTCAAAAaagctttattttacttttgaaagTTTCAGCAAGCCGTAAACAACTTCTGCCCCCCGTGTCCTCTCTCCCCAAACACACCTTTAGCGGGGGGTCTGTGGCACCCACCACATCCCGATGCCCTGGTCTGGCCCCACCGGGTGCCTGGGGCGGCTCCTCGAAGGCGAGACCTCCTACCTCCAGGGTGTGGGGTGCACATTTGCTGCCGCTGGTACCAGGGACCCCCACACCCGCCCTCCTAGCCTGGCCTCGGTCTGGGCCACCAGGTGCAAATGCACCAACCAGGGGAGGCGCCTTACCTGCAGGTGGACTTGTAGCACCTTGACCACCTGGAAGAGGTGCTTCTCGGCGCTCTCCCTGTTGAACTCCTGCATGGCAAACCACAGGCACTGCCTCACGTTGGCACTGGAGGGGCTCACTTTCTTCAATTCTCTCAGCACCTTGACTTTCATATTGTCGAGGTCCGCGCTGTCCACCAGGGCCAGCGGAATGGTGAGCAGGAGCAGGCGGGCCCCCCAGGGTCTGGTCATGGTCCCTCTGTCCAGGGACCGGAGGTGGGCTTCCTTGGCGTGTCAGGGCTGGAGCcgcaggtggggtggggtggccgCTGCTCCCGCGCAGGTTCACAGATCTTGCTGTGAGAGCGTCAGCCCAGCTGGATTGAGACAGAGCCGTCAGGGCTACCCGGGGGGCACCATCTGTCCTCCAAGGAGCCCCCCCACAGGAGCCAGTGAAGGGCGCCCCACCGGCCTCCCGCCCCACTCATCCGGGGTGGGTCGGCGGCTCCAGCGACAGCACTTGGACTTGGGGTCCACACCTACCCTGAGTGCCTCACCGCCTACTCCTATTTCTGCGTCTGTGCAACCGTGAAGGCTGTGGCTGCCCTGAGTCTTCCTGCTCTGGCCCCCTTTCCAAACTGCTGCCCCTCCTGTGGAGTTGGGTGCTGACCCAACCCCTGCCCGGGGTTCTCCTGGGAACCAGCACTTCCAGCTGCCCCCAAGCCCTGGTCGGGGCCTCCTGCTCCTGACCCCTGGTCTGTCTTCACCTTCTGAGTCCACGCCCCGCAGGGACGTCACACTTTGTGATGTAATCCTGCACCTGCAACCCTGCCTCCGGGAGGGCACCTCTGCCTGCCGGCCACTGGCCCTCGGTCCAGGCAGCTCACGCAGTGGACGAGCACCTCCTGCCCTCGTGGTGGAGGGTGCCCCAGCGGTCTCCTGCCCACCGGTGCCGTGACTCTGGACTCCCTCTGCTGTCCTGCCGAGGGCCGTGGGTCACAGCCCGTCCTGGTGCCCAGGCCTTAGGACAAGGGGGCACACTCTCCCCAGGGCTCTCCGAAGCTCTGCTTCCCTGTGAAAGTCCAGCACATTCCGGGGGGTGCAGAGAGGTGGGCACGGTCCCAGGATATGAAGGCTGCCTGGCTCCTGATCTTGAGCAGTGTGTGGGAAGCGACAGCCCCCACCTTGCGGGTGGGTGGCCCTaaccactgctggtgggaacccGCCACGTTGCCCTTCGACTATCGATGGAGGCTGGTGTTTCTCATGGTCAGCCGCTACAAACACCTTTCCAGTATCTCCGCAGAGTTACACAGGTGTTTCCGTATTGGCGAATTCTCAATAATGTTGGAAAATGCTTATAAAGAAAAGGTCATGCACAAGATGCAAAACAGTGAATATGATCCAATTCTTCATAAATACAAATGTAATGAAAAAACATAGGAGAatcgggggggaggggagagctcagtggtagagcacatgcttagcatgcacgaggtcctgggttcagcccccagtccctccattaaggtaagtaaacctaattaccccccgcCCGCCCCACAAAAAtcccaaagaacaaaacaaaacaaaacgcagGAGAATCCATCACACTGTGTCATGTGGGCGGCCTCTTCATCCTCATCCCTCGCAGCCTCTCCCACCTCCAAGCACCAGGCACAGCTTCCTCTCGGGGGCTTGgggttcctccctcccctccacgcaGCCACTCATCCTGGTTCATCTGCCTGCAAGTCTCAACACAGACCCCCAAACCTAAAGTGCCTCTCCCCGCTGCTCCCTGCTATTCCCCGCTGCTCCCAGATGCTCCCCGCTGCTCCCCGCTGCTCCTGTCTCCATCACTGTTTCTCCTTCCTGTCACTCATCGTGTCACCGCCAGAGCCAGGAGCCAGGCCAGGCATAGAGAACATGTCATTGTTTGTTGAGTGAAGCAATGCTCTTGCCTTGATGAAAAAAACATGCACTTTGGATTTTTCTTTACATTGTATTTTTCAAGTGTCCTGTATTTCATATGCATTGCTTTAAtagttaggaaaaaagaaagagggaaagtagCCCTGGCACGGGGACACGGGGACGTGAGCAGAAGCGGGGCAGACAGAGGGCCGCTCCTGGTGGGGAGCTGCGGGTGTGCGGGTGCGTGTGGGCCGCGCAGGACCTGACCGTCTGTCACCTCCAGGGACTCAGCCACACGcgcccctctgccctgcccccacccccgtcccTGGGTCAGGAGGCCTCGGGCGCTGGGGTCTGACGCTTCCAGCCCTGCAGACGCTTGTGCTCCTGCCGCTGTCCTTAGGTCGCCCGACTCTTCTCTTTCTTACCgacccctccttccctgctgccTTCTGCAAGCACTCCCCAGGGGGGACATCTGGGTGAGGGGGACTCCCAGCAAGCACCCCCGAGGCCTGCATCTCCAAGCCAGGCCCCCGTAAAACCTCTGGGTTTCGTGGAAATCGGGGATTCACAAAATGCGTATCAGTTTTTATATTATGTGCTTGTATCGTGAGCCCCAAGTACATTTTCACTCCCTAAGGATTTGGGACTAGTGACTGGGCTGAATCTGGGGGGTTTGTCCAGGGTACAATGACACGGGACAGGCCCCCAGCTGGTGACTGACCAGCAGGGAAAGGGACAGATTGCCAACCACAGACATGCAAACCAGATCCCCAACATTCAAGAGGCCGGAGGGAGGATGCCTCAGCCCCTCCCGCTGGGTACTCCACCAGACAGCACACCACCCCATCCTGATCCAGTCCTGCCCCTTCCCTAGGCCCCTCCAGGGTAGCTCCCGGCAAGGACCTAGGAGGCAGGGGTCTGTCATCTCAAGGCCTGTCTCCAGGCTACTGGTCAGTGCTGACAGCCAcagaggccaggctgggccc from Vicugna pacos chromosome 19, VicPac4, whole genome shotgun sequence encodes the following:
- the LOC102532827 gene encoding uncharacterized protein isoform X1, which produces MTRPWGARLLLLTIPLALVDSADLDNMKVKVLRELKKVSPSSANVRQCLWFAMQEFNRESAEKHLFQVVKVLQVHLQDRYLPGPILRPCPRAPVCDPRMEHFTCHFSGISRRREAAFGGKDSEVHLPGGRAPLAQRLHRDEERVRGRLGALGPAAAPPPRQEPGMRALSNTLSSPLPVACCFAS
- the LOC102532827 gene encoding cystatin-8 isoform X2, producing MTRPWGARLLLLTIPLALVDSADLDNMKVKVLRELKKVSPSSANVRQCLWFAMQEFNRESAEKHLFQVVKVLQVHLQVTDCLENLIEADTARTNCRKLCKGSESCVPKGNPRPEEAGANQPSAVALAALSPPQNSGYPDLLLEIQRCTFLVGALPWHSDFTVMRKECVDV